DNA from Dehalococcoidia bacterium:
CCCGCGGGCGCGCGACTAATCCGCCTGCCCCTCCACCGCCTTTATCGGCCGGACGAGCTCGAAAACCCACTCTTCGCCCTCGGCCTCGTCGAACTGAGAGCCGATGCGGCGGAAGCCGAGCCGCCGCGCGAGCGCCAGTGAAGGCTCGTTCGAGGGCGAAATGCTCACCACGAAGCGCTCGACGCCGTGCTGGCGCGCGGCCCAGTCCATCATTCCTTCGATCGCCTCGGTCGCGAACCCCTGGCGTCTGTACGGCTCGAAGACCGTGTACCCCAACTCCGCCCGCCCCTCCAGAGGCGGCCCGTGGAAGTTGATGTACCCGACCACGCTCGAAGTGGCCGCGAGGACCATCGCCCTGAGCAGCCATTCCGCGGTGGCCGGCGAGCGGCTGATCTGGTCCAGCCTGATCTCCATCACGCTGCGAGCGGCGTCGTCAGGCCAGGCCGGGGGCAGCGCCGCCCCGATCAGGGCCTCCGCCTCCTGCCGCCGTCCTGCGAGCGAGGCTCGCATGAAGCTCGGCGACATCCAAACTAGGCGCAGGCGAGCCGTCTCGATCGTCTGCGCACCTCGCTCTGCGGTGTTGTCCATACGAAGAGTGTAGACGCAAACAAAGCGTCGCTACGCTCCGCCAGGTCTCTACCGTTATGGCGTGAAGTCGCGGACGAGTGAGTTCACTTCGACTCGATATGTCGTGCCCTTCTGGAAGCCGGCGCCGAGGTCGACTTCCAGGCTGTACTCGCCGTAGACCAGGTTGCAGGCCACCTGGTCGGTAGGCCGCGCGTTCCAGACCTTGACCCTGATCAGGTCGACGGACGCTTGCCTGACCACATCGTGCGTAGCCTGCTTCGTGCAGCCGTCCGGCAGCCGGGCGCGCACCTTGAGGACATAGTGGCCGTCGGGGCCGGATACGATCTCGATCGACGCGATCGGCGCCTCGACCAACTGCCCAATCGGTCCTGGCTCCTGAGGCTCTGCCCCGGGATGGGGACCGCCGGACTGGACGCGAGAGCCGCCCTGTGATGGTTTGGCGGAGTCCGCTCCGGACGCCAGGCTGCCGCCGTCAGCCTCGTCCGGCAGCCACCGCAGCCACAGGGCGGGCACGGCGCCCTCGCCGGACCCGCGGGCGGGCGAGAGGGTGAAGACAGCGGCACCATCGCCGCGCCGCGAGTAGACCTCGAGGCTGCCAGAGAAGTCGATATCAGCGTCGTTGGTCGTGCCTATCGCCTTGAAGTCTGCCGCCGGGACGAGGCCGGCCTGGATGATGTCCGCGAGCCGGTAGGTCTTACCCTGGAAGCGCAGGAAGGTGTTCGGCGCAACGCTGCCGGCCGCAACTCCGTCGGCTGGGCCTGCGGGCGCGGAGTCCGGTGGCCTGGAGTCCCCGCCGCAAGCGGCAAGGACGAACGCAAGCAGCCCCAGAAACACCAGCGCGGCGAAATGCTTCATTGCCCGGACACCTCCTTACACTTGTGACGTCCGGTCGCGCGGTCTTGTTCCCCGCGGCCCCGCCGCGGGCTTCGGAGCGCATTCGCGCTGGCGGTCAGGCCCGGGTGGGGGACAGCCAGGGGATCGACCGGCTGAGCACGATCGGTTTGACCTCGGTATCCGCCACCAGGACAACGATGTCCAGGGCAGCGGCCAGGGCCGGGTCGAAGCCGCGCAGAGCCGGGCCGGCGCCTTCGTTCTCCATGTAGTCGTAGGCGCCGATCAGCACGAGGGCGCGCAGCGCTCCGGGAAGGGAGGCGAGCGCTTCGCGCGCCTCGATGAGGTTGCGGCGGAGGAGGCGCCGGGTGACGGCGCCGTCGAAGGGGTCGAAGCCTTCAGGACAGCCGGCAATCGCCCAGCCATCGGCCATCCCCTTGCCGGCAGCGCCGCGAGGCAAGCGTTGCACTGACCATGCGTCCTCATGCTCGAACTCGACGGCCTCGCCGAGCTTGACTCCCTGGCTCAGCAAGCCGATGTGGTCGAAGAGCTCGGCCCGCTCCGCCTCGTCCCGTGTGAGGCGGTGGAGGTTCCGGCTGTCCAGGTAGAAAGTGCCGTTCACCTTCTCCGTGACCGTCGTCCAGTGCCGGCCCAGACCGCCGATCACATTGGCATAGCCGCCTTCGTCGCGGACCTTGGCGAGTACCATCTTGACGGGCAGCCTGGCCTCACCCTTGCGGCCCGACGCCAGGCGCGATGCGCCAAGGACGACGCGGCGCACCCACTCGGACTCCTCCGGCTCCTCGGCGGGCAGGCGCGCGCCGGGCGGGACCCAGAGGAGGTAGGACCCCGGCCTGGCCTCGTCCAGGCGCGCCTCGAGCTCGCGACAACGTCGCTCCCAGGCCTCGCTTGCCTCGGACAGGGGCGCAACCACGAGGCCGATGCGGCCTCCCGGCGCTTCGGGGCCGCCTTCGTCCTCCGCCGTCCAGGCCACACCCTCGAAGCTCGCGGGGCTGAACGAGCGGCGGTAGCGCTCGTTCAGCCAGTGCAGGAAGAGGCGAGCAGCGTACTCGCGGTCGCGCCTCATGGGGGAAAGGACGGGACCCGGGCGGCTGGAACGGGGAACGGAGAATCAGGCGCCGTCAGGTTCGCCCCGTCCCCTTCCTCCTGCTTCCAGGTCTTCACTGCGCGGACCATCAGATGTTCGACCTCGACTGCCCGCCGTCGACGTTGAGGCAGGCGCCCGTTATCCAGGAGGCGCGCGGCGAGGCGAGGAAGACGACAGCGGCGGCGACCTCCTCCGGACGGCCAAAACGCCCGGAGGGTATGTTCTGGGCTATGAACTGCTTCATGCCTTCCGGGTCGGCCTGGACACGCCTGTCCCAGGAGCCGCCCGGGAACAGGATCGAGCCAGGGGCGACAGAGTTAACGCGAATCCCGGCCGGCGCCAGCTGAAGAGCCAGGTTCTTGGCGTGGCTCACCATCGCCGCCTTATAGGCGTTGTAGATCAGGCCGCCGCCGGCTTCCCGACCCCAGATCGAGACGATGTGGACGATGCTGCCGCTACCCTGACTGCGCATGTAGGGAGTCACGGCCCGGGACGCGCGCACGGCGGCGAGGAGGTTGATCTCGTGGCCCGCCTGCCAGTCCGCGTCCTCGTTCCCCGGCCTCCCGCCGCCGGCGTTGTTGACCAGGACGTCTACGCGGCCGAATGCCTT
Protein-coding regions in this window:
- a CDS encoding GNAT family N-acetyltransferase codes for the protein MDNTAERGAQTIETARLRLVWMSPSFMRASLAGRRQEAEALIGAALPPAWPDDAARSVMEIRLDQISRSPATAEWLLRAMVLAATSSVVGYINFHGPPLEGRAELGYTVFEPYRRQGFATEAIEGMMDWAARQHGVERFVVSISPSNEPSLALARRLGFRRIGSQFDEAEGEEWVFELVRPIKAVEGQAD
- a CDS encoding glucose 1-dehydrogenase, which gives rise to MDLGLRDKVAIVTGGSRGIGRAICLALAAEGCNVAFCARGEEKLREAEREVTAAGVKALALVADVTVAADIDRLVDETVKAFGRVDVLVNNAGGGRPGNEDADWQAGHEINLLAAVRASRAVTPYMRSQGSGSIVHIVSIWGREAGGGLIYNAYKAAMVSHAKNLALQLAPAGIRVNSVAPGSILFPGGSWDRRVQADPEGMKQFIAQNIPSGRFGRPEEVAAAVVFLASPRASWITGACLNVDGGQSRSNI